Genomic window (Polaromonas sp. JS666):
GGGCCGGGTGCTGCGCACCGTGTACCTGCTGCGCTGGATCAACAGCAAGGAGATGCGTCAGGAGGTGACGGGCGAGACCAACAAGATCGAGTCATATCATGCGTTCACCAAGTGGCTGAACTTCGGCGGCGACGTGATCACCGAGAACGATCCGGTCGAGCAGCAAAAGCGCCTGCGCTACATCGACCTGGTGGCCTCGGCGGTGATCCTGCAGAACACTGTCGACATGATGCGGGTGATCGAGGATCTGCGCGCCGAGGGCGTGGAGGTGGACGAAGCTGACGAGGTCTTCCTGAGTCCCTACGGAACAAGCACCACCAAGCGCTTTGGTAGCTTCCATCTGGACTTGAAGAAGCCGCCCGAGCCGTGGCTGCGCGAATCGCAGTTCAGACAGGCCGCCAAACAGGCGCGCGCCGCCAGCGATAAGATGAAGGACAACACCACGCCCACAAAAGGAAAACGAGGCAAAAAATGAGTGACTCACAGCCATTCATCAATACCGTCTATGGTTGCCTGGATCGGGTAGCCTTGGAGAAGTTGCGCGACAGCTACGACACGACGACCTTGCTGCGAGTGGTCGATGAGCTCGCCGAACTGTTGGGTGATGTGATCGGCGAGGAAGGGTGGCGTGACCGGATGCTGCGTCTACATGGCATGGCGCACACCGTTATCAACGACGCTGGTTTTGCCGGGGCGGCCGATGAGACCTTGCCGGAACTGGCATCGGAGATCACCGGACAAATGCGCGAAGCGATTGCGCGGCTCGAAACTTGGATTCAGCGCATTGAGCCGCTTGAGGAACTGGCGGCGCGGGACTGACGGCGCCGTAGATGCAAACAAATCGCATAAGAAGTGAGTTCTTAAGTTGTTTTTGGCTTAAGTATCATTTTGACCCGTATCCCGGCACGACCCCTAGTACGCCTGGTCAGGTTTTGAAATCGCAGCTGTAACTATGGTCACCTAGCGATCGCGCAGTGACGGTGACCATCAAACCGATGGAGATGGTCAAAGTTACTGCAGTCGGCCATGAATTTACGTAATCTTTCTATCAGACCGTCTAAACGTCGAGCTGACGATATTTAAAGGGGCGTCGACACTGCCGTCAGACACTGGCGTTGGCATTTTTACTTCCAAAAATGACGTCCAAATACGGCGGAAAAGGCGGCTTTCGGAAAACGGCGGATTCCTTAAAACAGTCTGCAGACCGCATGGGTAGTGGACTTGGCCCAGCTTGTTGTCACTTTTACTTCCAAAGTGTAGGCA
Coding sequences:
- the tnpC gene encoding Tn3 family transposase post-transcriptional regulator TnpC, with the protein product MSDSQPFINTVYGCLDRVALEKLRDSYDTTTLLRVVDELAELLGDVIGEEGWRDRMLRLHGMAHTVINDAGFAGAADETLPELASEITGQMREAIARLETWIQRIEPLEELAARD